One Candidatus Devosia phytovorans genomic window carries:
- a CDS encoding efflux RND transporter periplasmic adaptor subunit: MRALFSYGLALLILLGAGAWLATGTLVVGGSGPGNGERPIVSVIEGQDHGPLHETLANAGVLAEHPEPETDPRLTIAQRNEEASGSDEALAKVRTVTYTAKPMQIDVPLRGRTQAKSSVGALAETAGIVDEVHVTKGEQVAVGDALCTLDRGTRAAAVAQAQAGLEQANAGLNQAQLDFDTNADLRERGLAAPNTGRAVEVALSGARASVSSAQAALDNAQQELDRTEIKAKVAGVVQDPVAVAGAMLPQGQACATIVQLNPMKFVGQVPESRIDLARTGLDAVVKTVSGAQAEGKVTFISATADDATRSFPVEIEFANDELSFRDGATAQAVVTLGSAQGQLLPQSVLTLDEAGTLGVRTVEDGKVAFHEITIVSDTRDGVWVTGLPETIDVITVGQENVSAGQAVDASSDENAPAVSEESV; encoded by the coding sequence ATGCGTGCACTGTTTTCATATGGACTGGCTTTGTTGATCCTGCTTGGCGCTGGCGCCTGGCTCGCCACCGGAACGCTGGTGGTGGGTGGAAGCGGACCGGGGAATGGGGAAAGACCCATTGTTTCGGTCATCGAAGGCCAGGATCATGGTCCCCTGCATGAGACGCTGGCGAATGCCGGCGTGCTGGCCGAGCATCCCGAACCCGAAACCGACCCCCGACTGACCATTGCCCAGCGCAATGAAGAGGCAAGCGGGTCCGATGAGGCGCTGGCGAAGGTCCGTACCGTGACCTACACCGCCAAGCCGATGCAGATCGACGTGCCGCTGCGCGGCCGCACCCAGGCGAAATCCTCGGTCGGCGCTCTGGCCGAGACGGCTGGTATCGTCGATGAGGTGCATGTCACCAAGGGCGAGCAGGTTGCCGTGGGCGATGCCCTGTGCACGCTGGATCGTGGCACGCGCGCTGCCGCCGTGGCCCAGGCACAGGCGGGGCTGGAGCAGGCCAATGCTGGCCTCAACCAGGCACAGCTCGATTTTGACACCAATGCCGACCTGCGTGAACGCGGACTGGCCGCGCCCAATACGGGTCGCGCCGTGGAAGTGGCGCTGAGCGGCGCCCGGGCGTCGGTGTCCTCGGCCCAGGCTGCGCTCGACAATGCACAGCAGGAACTCGATCGCACCGAGATCAAGGCCAAGGTGGCCGGTGTGGTGCAGGATCCGGTGGCCGTGGCTGGCGCCATGCTGCCGCAGGGTCAGGCCTGCGCGACCATCGTGCAGCTCAATCCGATGAAGTTCGTCGGCCAGGTGCCGGAGTCGCGTATCGACCTGGCACGCACCGGGCTCGACGCCGTGGTCAAGACGGTGAGCGGCGCGCAGGCCGAGGGCAAGGTGACGTTCATTTCGGCCACGGCCGACGATGCGACCCGTTCCTTCCCGGTCGAAATCGAATTTGCCAATGACGAGCTGAGCTTCCGCGATGGCGCAACGGCGCAGGCCGTGGTGACGCTGGGCAGTGCGCAGGGCCAGCTGCTGCCGCAGTCGGTGCTGACGCTGGACGAGGCCGGCACGCTGGGCGTGCGCACGGTGGAGGACGGCAAGGTCGCCTTCCATGAAATCACCATCGTCAGCGATACGCGCGATGGCGTGTGGGTTACCGGCCTGCCCGAGACGATCGACGTGATCACCGTCGGCCAGGAAAACGTGTCTGCAGGACAGGCGGTCGACGCCTCGTCCGATGAGAATGCTCCCGCTGTCAGCGAAGAAAGCGTCTGA